In Nymphaea colorata isolate Beijing-Zhang1983 chromosome 3, ASM883128v2, whole genome shotgun sequence, a genomic segment contains:
- the LOC116249572 gene encoding pentatricopeptide repeat-containing protein At1g77360, mitochondrial-like codes for MIRRNLAHAILFSLSQNNITTITFPSSPFSSFCHQHFPHLPPPSRQSRKKLPPATDGIYRTNPLVHRSLPERSRTSLPKPLPDCASRRDVQRVCSLLCLYRDPDFDHLFDGSISEFDSEMILGVLMNYRRLGRKTTLAFFSWVGFRLGFRFDDRVIEFMADFLGRRKLFDDLKCLLKSVSSHGGSVSPRTVAISIRFLGRQGRIGEALSLFEEMEAQFGFVPDNVVFNNVLYVLCKKTPLDESSINSMAVIDTALSMFRRIECPDKYSYSNIIVGLCKFGRWETAQKIFHEMRDAGMMPTRSAVNMFIGELCASKVGNGRTGKIRISDQYRSISILVPAFRNSSDCLEPAVDIFWWFWDMGVLPSTFVLTRFIQGLCSLRKMDEVLKILKVVEEKGLEFVNEWYPIVIRGLCDVGSLDEACEMFWKMLSHGLNPKLKTYNALISALCEAGDLKEAENVFSVMNKKRCAPDGATCTSLLHGWCRCDNWEAAHELMNQMLDVYLCPDAKTSDSVGKLIRKHGHVDLSLKLQAKMEAVILRNHCKAGRLGPAYEKLSSMLARGIYPPLYVKELFEDTFWDAGKWEEARDLLKQMS; via the coding sequence ATGATAAGGAGGAACCTCGCTCATGccatccttttctctctctcgcaaaACAACATCACCACCATCactttcccctcttctcccttctcttccttctGCCACCAACATTTCCCACACCTACCACCACCATCGCGCCAGAGCCGGAAGAAACTCCCGCCTGCAACCGATGGCATTTACCGCACCAATCCCCTCGTGCACCGTTCTCTCCCTGAACGAAGCCGTACCTCATTGCCGAAGCCTCTGCCGGACTGCGCATCTCGTCGCGACGTCCAAAGGGTATGCTCGTTGCTATGCCTTTACCGAGACCCCGACTTTGATCATCTGTTCGATGGGTCTATTTCAGAATTCGATTCGGAAATGATCTTGGGTGTCTTGATGAACTACAGACGCCTGGGGAGGAAAACCACATTGGCGTTCTTCTCTTGGGTCGGCTTCAGATTGGGCTTTCGATTTGATGATAGGGTGATCGAGTTCATGGCAGATTTCTTAGGCCGACGAAAACTGTTTGACGATTTGAAATGCTTGCTGAAGTCGGTTTCGTCTCACGGAGGGTCTGTTAGTCCTAGAACTGTCGCTATTTCTATAAGGTTTTTGGGTAGGCAGGGGAGGATTGGGGAAGCTCTCAGCTTGTTTGAAGAGATGGAAGCGCAGTTCGGATTCGTTCCGGACAATGTGGTGTTTAACAACGTTCTCTACGTTTTGTGTAAAAAGACTCCTCTAGATGAAAGCAGCATCAATTCAATGGCTGTCATTGATACTGCCCTTTCGATGTTTAGGAGGATCGAGTGCCCGGATAAGTACTCGTACAGTAACATCATTGTTGGGTTGTGCAAATTTGGTAGATGGGAGACTGCTCAGAAGATTTTTCATGAGATGCGTGACGCAGGAATGATGCCTACTAGAAGTGCAGTCAATATGTTCATTGGTGAATTATGTGCATCAAAGGTAGGGAACGGGCGGACTGGGAAAATCAGAATCAGTGATCAATACCGATCTATTAGCATACTGGTTCCGGCTTTTAGGAATAGCAGCGATTGCTTGGAGCCGGCCGTCGACATTTTCTGGTGGTTTTGGGATATGGGTGTTCTTCCCAGCACCTTTGTCTTAACTCGTTTCATACAAGGACTTtgtagtttgagaaaaatggATGAGGTCTTGAAGATTTTGAAGGTTGTGGAGGAGAAAGGACTGGAGTTTGTGAATGAATGGTATCCTATCGTGATCAGAGGTTTATGTGATGTTGGCTCGCTTGATGAAGcttgtgaaatgttttggaaaatgcTTTCCCATGGACTGAATCCGAAGCTCAAAACTTACAATGCCTTAATCTCTGCACTGTGTGAAGCTGGGGATCTAAAAGAGGCAGAAAATGTCTTTAGCGTCATGAACAAGAAAAGGTGTGCTCCTGATGGTGCGACTTGTACCTCTCTGCTGCATGGTTGGTGTAGGTGTGATAATTGGGAGGCAGCACATGAGTTGATGAATCAGATGTTGGATGTTTATCTGTGCCCTGATGCTAAAACTTCTGATTCAGTTGGCAAACTAATCAGGAAACATGGGCATGTTGACCTATCACTTAAGCTGCAAGCAAAAATGGAGGCAGTGATCCTACGTAACCATTGCAAAGCAGGTCGCTTGGGACCTGCGTATGAGAAACTAAGCTCCATGCTTGCCAGAGGAATTTATCCTCCACTTTATGTTAAAGAGTTATTTGAAGACACATTTTGGGATGCTGGAAAGTGGGAAGAGGCTCGTGATCTGTTGAAGCAGATGAGCTAA